Proteins from a genomic interval of Danio rerio strain Tuebingen ecotype United States chromosome 4, GRCz12tu, whole genome shotgun sequence:
- the LOC103910593 gene encoding uncharacterized protein, whose amino-acid sequence MAFIKEESEDLKIEETFSVKHEDLKEQTDLVKEYERSKEEEHHVKIEDKTHLETDDILKMRDKRCFTCNQCGKSLANKSKLKIHMRIHNREKLFTCTQCGKNFNQSSNLNQHMRIHTGEKLFTCTQCGKSFSNSANLNQHMRIHTGEKPFTCTQCGKSFSQSSNLNHHMRIHTGEKPFTCSQCGKSFSQSSSLNLHMRIHTGEKPFTCTQCGKSFSQSSILNIHMRNHTGEKPFTCLQCGKSFSQSTYLNQHMRIHTGENLFTCTQCGKSFSNSANLNLHMRIHTGEKPFTCTQCGKSFSQSSNLNIHMRIHTGEKPFTCSQCGKSFSQSPYLNHHMRIHTGEKPFTCSQCGKSFSQSSSLNLHMRIHTGEKPFTCTQCGKSFSQSSNLNIHMRNHTGEKPFTCLQCGKSFSRSSSLNRHMMIHTGEKEFMCLKCENTFITAAELKRHQRVHTGEKPYKCSQCSKRFARSGTLKTHERIHTGEKL is encoded by the exons atggcgtttattaaagaggagagtgaagatttGAAAATCGAAGAGACATTCTCAGTCAAACATGAAGATCTgaaggaacaaacag accTAGTTAAAGAGTATGagaggagtaaagaggaggaacatcatgtcaaaattgaagacaaaactcatttagagactgatgatattttaaaaatgagagaCAAGCGTTGTTTTACCTGcaatcagtgtgggaagagtttggcaaacaaaagcaaactaaagatccacatgaggatccacaatagggagaaactattcacatgcactcagtgtgggaagaatttcaaccaatcatcaaaccttaatcaacacatgaggatccacactggggagaagctattcacatgcacccagtgtgggaagagtttcagcaactcagcaaaccttaatcaacacatgaggattcacactggagagaaaccattcacatgtactcagtgtgggaagagtttcagccaatcatcaaaccttaatcatcacatgaggatccacactggagagaaaccattcacatgcagtcagtgtgggaagagtttcagccaatcttcatcccttaatctacacatgaggatacacactggagagaaaccattcacatgtactcagtgtggtaagagtttcagccaatcatcaatccttaatatacacatgaggaaccacactggagagaaaccattcacatgccttcagtgtgggaagagttttagccaatcaacataccttaatcaacacatgaggatccacactggggaGAACCTattcacatgcacccagtgtgggaagagtttcagcaactcagcaaaccttaatctacacatgaggattcacactggagagaaaccattcacatgtactcagtgtgggaagagtttcagccaatcatcaaaccttaatatacacatgaggattcacactggagagaaaccattcacatgcagtcagtgtgggaagagtttcagccaatcaccaTACCTTAAtcatcacatgaggatccacactggagagaaaccattcacatgcagtcagtgtgggaagagtttcagccaatcatcatcccttaatctacacatgaggatccacactggagagaaaccattcacatgtactcagtgtggtaagagtttcagccaatcatcaaaccttaatatacacatgaggaaccacactggagagaaaccattcacatgccttcagtgtgggaagagttttagccgatcatcatcccttaatcgacacatgatgatccacactggagagaaagagTTTATGTGCTTGAAGTGTGAGaatacttttattacagctgcagAATTGAAACGCCACCAGAgggttcacactggagaaaaaccgtacaagtgttcacagtgCAGTAAGAGGTTTGCTCGCTCAGGaaccctgaaaacacatgagaggattcacactggagagaaactgtaG